A region from the Deinococcus humi genome encodes:
- a CDS encoding PQQ-binding-like beta-propeller repeat protein — protein MRNPLSSPPGKSIVLTLGLLCSGAVFSGAQAQAVPAQSAPAALPASQFKAPKIDWSKELRVISGVSVAPGGDLVFIGSDARIHRTDADGNERWNYAAGDLGRAYPVITPQGGVIAASYDDSVYALDPAGKLLWKIRLDGDIFATPALRPDGSVIVATAGGTVHALSAEGKTLWTLKAGAPVFSSPAIARDGTIYLGTQGSQFLALTPDGKLKWSFRAGSLVFSSPAIDAAGNLYFGSSDRKLYSLDPAGGLRWTRQTGLFVNASPIVTSKGLVVVGSYDGRVYAVRADGQDAWTYVAGAPVTAPAAELSDGTVVVPDLGGTLHAIGTAGQPLWQLGTGKKMDLGVTVSDAGTLYFVTEGGRLNALKGQRPLAVGPWTTFHAQPSAVGRAPSPQELEAATQSRQRAASAVLAALTPLAPVATAPAPAPTAPVPTAPTAQVPPANSAPSQPASPQPAPPALPQPIPVLTPQQQAIVAAGVARAENGQIYLPLSSSAGALGLAVSSVTPRTANVLVDGSLLPVTVRVFNNVPFVPLAALAGLPTTAARLDLSPAPAVTLTRAGQDITFPISLVQLVPLRQKPEFPGVLKK, from the coding sequence ATGAGGAACCCCCTGTCCAGCCCCCCCGGAAAATCCATCGTTCTGACACTCGGTTTACTGTGCTCTGGCGCAGTTTTCTCAGGTGCCCAGGCCCAGGCCGTCCCGGCCCAGAGTGCCCCCGCCGCCCTGCCCGCCTCCCAGTTCAAGGCCCCCAAAATCGACTGGTCCAAGGAGTTGCGCGTGATTTCAGGCGTCTCGGTGGCGCCGGGTGGGGACCTGGTGTTCATTGGGAGCGACGCCCGCATCCACCGCACCGATGCCGACGGTAACGAGCGGTGGAACTATGCGGCGGGTGATCTGGGGCGCGCGTACCCGGTCATCACCCCGCAGGGCGGCGTGATTGCGGCCAGTTACGACGACTCGGTCTACGCGCTGGACCCGGCGGGCAAACTGCTGTGGAAGATCCGATTGGACGGCGATATCTTCGCCACCCCTGCCCTGCGTCCCGACGGCAGCGTGATCGTTGCCACAGCTGGTGGCACCGTCCATGCCCTGAGCGCCGAGGGCAAGACGCTGTGGACCTTGAAGGCCGGAGCGCCGGTGTTCAGCAGTCCGGCCATCGCGCGGGACGGCACCATCTACCTGGGCACCCAGGGCAGTCAATTCCTTGCGCTGACCCCGGACGGCAAGCTGAAATGGAGCTTTCGCGCTGGCTCGCTGGTGTTCAGCAGTCCAGCCATCGATGCGGCCGGCAACCTCTATTTCGGCTCCAGTGACCGCAAGCTGTACTCGCTGGACCCGGCGGGCGGACTGCGCTGGACCCGGCAGACCGGACTGTTCGTGAATGCCAGCCCGATCGTGACCAGCAAGGGGCTGGTGGTGGTGGGCAGCTACGACGGTAGGGTCTATGCGGTGCGGGCGGACGGTCAGGATGCCTGGACCTACGTCGCCGGAGCGCCCGTCACCGCTCCTGCCGCCGAACTCAGCGATGGGACGGTGGTCGTGCCCGATCTGGGCGGCACGCTGCATGCCATCGGCACGGCGGGCCAGCCCCTGTGGCAACTGGGAACCGGCAAGAAGATGGATCTGGGCGTCACGGTCAGCGACGCGGGCACGCTGTACTTCGTGACCGAGGGTGGACGGCTGAACGCTCTGAAGGGCCAGCGTCCGCTGGCGGTGGGGCCGTGGACCACCTTCCATGCCCAGCCCAGCGCCGTGGGACGCGCGCCCAGCCCGCAGGAACTGGAGGCGGCCACTCAGTCACGCCAGCGCGCCGCAAGTGCAGTGCTGGCCGCCCTCACGCCGCTGGCCCCGGTGGCCACCGCTCCCGCCCCTGCGCCCACAGCGCCCGTCCCCACTGCGCCGACAGCGCAGGTGCCGCCTGCCAATTCGGCCCCCTCGCAACCGGCGTCGCCACAACCTGCCCCCCCCGCCCTACCGCAGCCCATTCCGGTGCTGACGCCGCAGCAGCAGGCCATTGTCGCCGCCGGCGTGGCCCGCGCTGAGAACGGTCAGATCTACCTGCCGCTGAGCTCAAGTGCCGGAGCGCTGGGCCTGGCCGTCAGCAGCGTGACGCCGCGCACCGCCAACGTTCTGGTGGACGGCTCCCTGCTGCCCGTGACCGTGCGGGTCTTCAACAATGTGCCCTTTGTGCCGCTTGCGGCGCTGGCCGGCCTGCCCACCACGGCTGCCCGACTGGACCTGAGTCCCGCACCGGCCGTGACCCTGACCCGCGCGGGCCAGGACATCACTTTCCCCATTAGCTTGGTCCAGCTCGTACCCCTGCGTCAGAAGCCGGAATTTCCAGGTGTGCTGAAGAAGTAG
- a CDS encoding serine hydrolase: protein MAEQQLRTPSPFLSDLRAQGYAGEVGLRVCDLAGQELFALNPERVFPAASTIKVPLLILALEWVQTGRLRLEDRVTLAASDRVPGAGVLHELGPGLALSWLDVLTLMIIVSDNTATNLVIEVLGVEAVNAWLDTHGFSQTRLIGKLQLPPAERNAAQRRGERNRTSALEQTDLLGRLVRGELLDAAHTALALDILERQQLRDLIGRGLPRAENGELLYRLASKSGELDGVHHDVGVLYTPRPLLIALLTEGGADRRELPGNRDVNLLSEALWPLLATLGQVFTNGDI, encoded by the coding sequence ATGGCAGAACAGCAGTTGCGGACCCCCTCTCCCTTCCTTTCCGATCTTCGTGCCCAGGGCTATGCGGGGGAGGTGGGGCTTCGCGTCTGCGATCTCGCGGGGCAGGAATTGTTTGCGCTGAATCCGGAGCGGGTTTTCCCGGCCGCCAGCACGATCAAGGTGCCGCTGTTGATCCTGGCGCTGGAATGGGTGCAGACGGGGCGACTACGCCTAGAGGACCGCGTCACCCTGGCGGCGTCTGATCGCGTGCCAGGTGCAGGCGTCCTGCACGAGCTGGGGCCTGGCCTGGCGCTCAGCTGGCTCGACGTGCTGACCCTGATGATCATCGTCAGCGACAACACTGCCACCAATCTGGTGATCGAAGTGCTGGGCGTGGAGGCCGTCAACGCCTGGCTGGACACCCACGGCTTCTCTCAGACCCGGCTGATCGGCAAGCTGCAACTGCCTCCTGCGGAACGCAACGCCGCCCAGCGTCGGGGGGAGCGCAACCGCACCAGCGCGCTGGAACAGACTGACCTGCTGGGCCGCCTGGTGCGGGGCGAGCTGCTGGACGCGGCCCACACGGCCCTGGCCCTCGACATCCTGGAACGGCAGCAACTCCGGGATCTGATCGGGCGGGGGCTGCCGCGTGCGGAAAATGGGGAGCTCCTGTACCGTCTGGCCAGCAAGAGTGGCGAACTGGACGGCGTGCACCACGACGTGGGCGTGCTGTATACCCCGCGTCCCCTGCTGATTGCCCTGCTCACCGAGGGCGGCGCGGATCGCCGTGAACTGCCCGGCAACCGTGACGTGAATCTGCTCTCGGAAGCGCTGTGGCCGCTGCTGGCGACACTGGGTCAGGTCTTCACAAACGGGGACATTTAA
- a CDS encoding c-type cytochrome encodes MPWVAIVCAAIMWILLLFLFNKETAPEPVTVDPAVVANISKEYPTIGKEIYTSAGCVGCHGAEGQGGVGPALAGDEKILKDPVYVHNIVVNGKGAMPAFGEKLKENEIYAVANYVLNSWGNKEDDLLTPATVAESQTKVDPAVLKNRSRLVPEDIKLPEIFLATFIMVLLTYGLIGLYSVWTEGTELHPGIHKVRSTPIAMLGMVTTLGLILLFSVLFARQMVIDYAGWGANEPVMPNVTAEGFYAAMIILLLALAVGLYKKFFMDGEVLVEDASGEFPW; translated from the coding sequence ATGCCGTGGGTTGCCATCGTGTGTGCGGCCATCATGTGGATCCTGCTGCTGTTCCTGTTCAACAAGGAGACCGCGCCGGAACCGGTCACGGTCGACCCAGCCGTCGTGGCGAACATCAGCAAGGAATACCCGACGATTGGCAAGGAGATCTACACCTCTGCTGGGTGTGTGGGCTGCCACGGCGCGGAGGGTCAGGGCGGTGTGGGACCAGCGCTGGCCGGCGACGAGAAGATTCTGAAAGACCCGGTGTACGTACACAACATCGTGGTGAACGGCAAGGGGGCCATGCCCGCCTTCGGCGAGAAGCTCAAGGAAAACGAGATCTACGCCGTCGCCAACTATGTGCTGAACTCCTGGGGCAACAAGGAAGACGATCTGCTGACGCCGGCCACCGTGGCCGAGAGCCAGACCAAGGTCGATCCGGCCGTTCTCAAGAACCGCAGCCGTCTCGTGCCCGAGGACATCAAGCTCCCCGAGATCTTCCTGGCCACCTTCATCATGGTGCTGCTCACCTACGGTCTGATCGGACTGTATAGCGTCTGGACCGAGGGAACCGAGCTGCATCCCGGGATTCACAAGGTGCGTTCGACGCCTATCGCCATGCTGGGCATGGTCACCACGCTGGGCCTGATTCTCCTCTTCAGTGTGCTGTTCGCCCGTCAGATGGTCATTGACTACGCGGGCTGGGGTGCCAACGAACCCGTGATGCCCAACGTAACTGCTGAGGGCTTCTACGCCGCCATGATCATTCTGCTGCTGG
- a CDS encoding PEGA domain-containing protein — translation MTPRAVRLLSLGTLLTGLLVACVPAPLRAQAGAQVQVQATLTPAPVAAATGESGLYRAPGPAALQIRSDRPAFVTAVVVPQSGGAQIIPVGAVSADTPVSLALPATAGFTQVFTVTSLAPLELGAAAGARTLDDVARVVQQNAAGLPAGSYTVSTTVYRVVNFGTLEVTASRPGADVRINGRRVGTAPLTLRDVPEGQVTVSVSRSGFDTVSQAVNVQPDATVRVTAELRPETGILRVDSDRPARVLINGQGAGTTPLRVRVLPGVNNINVVPLDPALRTETLLVRVKVREDTTIVCRSVPEFTCSVR, via the coding sequence ATGACTCCCCGCGCCGTCCGCCTGCTGTCTCTGGGCACCTTGCTCACCGGCCTGCTGGTCGCCTGTGTGCCTGCACCCTTGCGGGCGCAGGCTGGAGCACAGGTGCAGGTGCAGGCCACCCTGACCCCTGCCCCCGTGGCGGCGGCCACCGGCGAAAGTGGGCTCTACCGGGCGCCTGGCCCGGCAGCCCTGCAAATTCGCAGCGACCGGCCTGCCTTTGTGACAGCCGTGGTGGTGCCGCAGTCCGGTGGCGCCCAGATCATTCCGGTGGGCGCCGTTTCAGCAGACACTCCGGTGTCCTTGGCGTTGCCAGCAACGGCGGGCTTCACGCAGGTCTTCACTGTGACCAGCCTGGCCCCGCTTGAGCTGGGCGCAGCGGCGGGCGCACGTACCCTGGACGATGTGGCGCGCGTGGTGCAGCAGAATGCGGCTGGCCTGCCCGCTGGAAGCTATACCGTGTCCACCACGGTCTACCGCGTGGTGAATTTCGGGACGCTGGAGGTCACGGCGTCACGCCCCGGCGCAGACGTGCGGATCAACGGCCGCCGCGTGGGAACCGCCCCACTGACTCTGCGCGACGTTCCCGAGGGACAGGTGACGGTATCGGTGTCGCGCTCAGGCTTCGACACCGTATCGCAGGCTGTCAATGTCCAACCAGACGCCACCGTCAGGGTCACGGCCGAATTGCGGCCTGAGACGGGCATCCTGCGGGTGGACAGCGACAGGCCCGCCCGCGTGTTGATCAATGGGCAGGGCGCGGGTACAACGCCGCTGCGCGTGCGGGTCCTCCCCGGCGTAAACAACATCAACGTGGTGCCACTGGACCCGGCCCTGCGGACTGAAACCCTGCTGGTGCGCGTCAAGGTCCGCGAGGACACCACCATCGTGTGCCGCAGCGTGCCGGAGTTCACCTGCAGCGTGCGCTGA
- a CDS encoding penicillin-binding transpeptidase domain-containing protein: ATTLMYVERWGNFSLSCAPTYYFGRARFNNWSHTNLGLVDGRKAIAFSCNPWYYDSAVRATPGVYSRQLKSRLTELGYNRPTGLEIVGEKTGTLTDIDDYNTPERPWYPGSGLNMSIGQGDVLVTPAQLIKVLSTVINEGQERPLTVIQTEGGKSPARPAPTSVLQNGNTDVFRFVKEGMDWTVSIPGGTASTKLGKNLFPVVTAGKTGTAENGVSARPDKGYAYTHAWYEGYGPVNDPTFAVVAFFQNGGEGYGPGINAVKRMFAARWCVNLDDSPRLSALPLDQQQPCLGELDHMREVYKIRAERETAAEQP, encoded by the coding sequence GCCACCACGCTGATGTACGTCGAGCGCTGGGGCAATTTCTCGCTGTCCTGCGCGCCGACGTACTACTTCGGGCGGGCACGCTTCAACAACTGGTCTCACACCAACCTGGGCTTGGTGGACGGGCGCAAGGCCATTGCCTTCTCGTGCAACCCGTGGTACTACGACTCGGCGGTGCGGGCCACGCCGGGGGTGTACTCGCGTCAACTCAAGTCTCGCCTGACTGAACTGGGCTACAACCGCCCCACCGGTCTCGAGATCGTGGGTGAGAAGACCGGAACCCTGACCGATATTGACGATTACAACACGCCCGAGCGTCCATGGTATCCGGGATCAGGCCTGAATATGAGCATCGGTCAGGGCGACGTGCTGGTCACGCCCGCGCAATTGATCAAGGTGCTGTCCACGGTCATCAACGAGGGCCAGGAGCGTCCGCTGACCGTGATTCAGACCGAGGGCGGCAAATCCCCCGCGCGGCCCGCACCCACCAGCGTGCTCCAGAACGGCAACACCGATGTGTTCAGGTTCGTCAAGGAGGGGATGGACTGGACGGTCAGCATTCCCGGCGGCACTGCCAGTACCAAGCTGGGGAAGAACCTCTTTCCGGTGGTTACGGCAGGGAAGACCGGCACTGCCGAGAATGGCGTCAGCGCCCGCCCAGACAAGGGCTACGCCTACACCCACGCGTGGTACGAGGGCTACGGTCCGGTCAATGACCCCACCTTCGCCGTGGTGGCCTTTTTCCAGAACGGCGGCGAGGGCTACGGCCCTGGCATCAACGCCGTCAAGCGCATGTTCGCTGCCCGCTGGTGCGTCAATCTGGACGACAGTCCCAGACTCAGTGCCCTTCCGCTGGATCAGCAGCAACCCTGCCTGGGCGAGCTGGATCACATGCGCGAGGTCTACAAGATTCGCGCGGAGCGCGAGACCGCGGCAGAACAGCCGTAG
- a CDS encoding response regulator transcription factor: MIRVLLVDDHALFRQGLRSLLESEGMRVIGEAANGREAIRYAADTHPDVILMDIQMPELDGVKATQSILEIDPNARVIMITMYRQDRYVFEAVKAGARGYILKDADAATLLDAINRVAGGEALLDADMAQNVLDDFRDKREELPSEKHADLNERETMILKLLAQGFSNQDIALRLDISEKTVRNRLSEIFTKLQLNNRTQAALYAIREGIANLD; this comes from the coding sequence ATGATTCGTGTGCTGCTCGTCGATGATCACGCGCTGTTTCGCCAGGGTCTGCGCAGCCTGCTGGAGTCGGAGGGCATGCGTGTGATTGGCGAAGCCGCAAACGGACGCGAGGCCATCCGCTACGCGGCGGATACCCACCCCGACGTGATCCTGATGGACATCCAGATGCCGGAGCTCGACGGCGTCAAGGCCACCCAGAGCATCCTGGAAATCGATCCCAACGCCCGCGTCATCATGATCACCATGTACCGCCAGGACCGCTACGTCTTCGAGGCCGTCAAGGCGGGGGCGCGCGGTTACATCCTCAAGGACGCCGACGCCGCCACACTACTTGACGCCATCAATCGGGTGGCCGGGGGCGAGGCGCTGCTGGACGCAGATATGGCCCAGAACGTCCTTGACGACTTCCGGGACAAACGTGAGGAGCTGCCCAGTGAGAAGCACGCGGACCTCAATGAACGCGAGACCATGATTCTCAAGCTGCTGGCCCAAGGCTTTTCCAACCAGGACATCGCCCTGCGCCTGGATATCAGCGAGAAGACGGTGCGCAACCGCCTGTCGGAGATCTTCACCAAGCTACAGCTCAACAACCGCACGCAGGCTGCGCTGTACGCGATCCGCGAGGGCATCGCCAACCTTGACTAG